The following nucleotide sequence is from candidate division WOR-1 bacterium RIFOXYB2_FULL_36_35.
CTCTTTCTGAATTGGAAAAGACATTAAATCTTCCAAAGTTCCGTTCGAAACAGATTTTTCATTGGTTGCATCAAAAGCATGTTACTTCATTTAATGAGATGACAAATATTTCTTTTGAGCTTCGAAATGAGCTTGAAAACAGATTTTATATTTATACTCCTAAAATTAAGAAAACCATAAAATCTAAAGACGGCACCATAAAATATCTTTTGGAGCTTGAAGATTGTGAACATATAGAGTGTGTTGTTCTTAGGGATAGAAAAGGGCGTCAATCAGTTTGCGTTTCCAGCCAAGTTGGCTGCGCGCTAGGATGCCATTTTTGCGCTACCGCGAAAATGGGGTTTACGAGAAACCTTTCCGTCTCTGAAATATTGTCCCAAGTCTATCTGATTGCCGCTCAAAATTGCAAACCCCACAACCATAAGACCATAAATAATATAGTATTCATGGGGATGGGTGAACCGTTTTTGAACTATGACAATGTTTTGAAGGCAATTAAAATCCTTAATTTCAGTGAAGGGATAAATATTGGAGCCCGCAAAATTACCATCTCTACCTGCGGATTTGTCGATGGAATTAGAAAACTTGCCGAAGAGGAGATTCAGGTTAGATTGGCGGTATCATTAAATGCTGCTGTCGATAAAATTCGTTCATTATTGATGCCTATAAATAATACTTACCCTTTAAGGAAATTGAGAGAGGCTATTTTGTTTTATCAGAAAAAAACAGGACGGCGAGTTACATTGGAATATATTTTACTCGATTGTGTTAATGACTATCTTGAAG
It contains:
- a CDS encoding 23S rRNA (adenine(2503)-C(2))-methyltransferase is translated as MIVNVKKIDIKSCTLSELEKTLNLPKFRSKQIFHWLHQKHVTSFNEMTNISFELRNELENRFYIYTPKIKKTIKSKDGTIKYLLELEDCEHIECVVLRDRKGRQSVCVSSQVGCALGCHFCATAKMGFTRNLSVSEILSQVYLIAAQNCKPHNHKTINNIVFMGMGEPFLNYDNVLKAIKILNFSEGINIGARKITISTCGFVDGIRKLAEEEIQVRLAVSLNAAVDKIRSLLMPINNTYPLRKLREAILFYQKKTGRRVTLEYILLDCVNDYLEDLESLADFCRGLNVNVNLVPYNFLKGTFKGSPKKIVEVFINELSKRGIEVVERISRGGDIEAGCGQLAFRA